The Pseudomonas nunensis genome includes the window CGGTTCGATGCTCGGCGCGTTCGCCCTGACCGAACCCCAGGCCGGTTCCGACGCCAGCGGCCTGAAAACCCGCGCCAAACTGGATGGCGACCACTACGTGCTCAACGGCTGCAAGCAGTTCATCACCTCCGGGCAGAACGCCGGGGTGGTGATTGTGTTTGCGGTGACCGATCCGAGTGCCGGCAAACGCGGGATCACCGCGCTGATCGTGCCCACCGATTCGCCGGGCTACAAAGTCGCGCGGGTCGAGGACAAACTCGGTCAGCACGCGTCCGACACCTGCCAGATTCTGTTCGAAGACGTGAAAGTGCCGGTGGCCAACCGCTTGGGCGAAGAGGGCGAAGGTTACCGAATCGCCCTGGCCAACCTGGAAGGCGGGCGCGTCGGCATCGCCTCGCAATCGGTGGGCATGGCCCGCGCCGCGTTTGAAGCGGCCCGGGATTACGCCCGTGAGCGTGAGAGCTTTGGCAAGCCGATCATCGAACACCAGGCCGTGGCGTTCCGCTTGGCGGATATGGCGACCCAGATCGCCGTGGCCCGGCAGATGGTGCATTACGCCGCTGCGTTAAGAGACAGCGGCAAACCAGCGCTGGTCGAAGCGTCGATGGCCAAGCTGTTCGCCTCGGAAATGGCCGAGAAGGTCTGCTCGTCAGCGTTGCAAACCCTCGGCGGTTACGGTTACCTGAACGACTTCCCGCTGGAGCGGATCTACCGCGACGTGCGGGTGTGCCAGATCTACGAAGGCACCAGCGATATTCAGCGCATGGTTATTTCGCGCAATCTTTGAAGGAGTCTCCGGTAGGAGCTGCCGAAGGCTGGGATCTTTTGACGTTGATTTTAAAAAGCAGGATTAAAAGATCGCAGCCTCGTTGCACTCGACAGCTCCTACCGGGGGATCGAGCCTTATGCAAAACAGGAGTTATTTATGAGTTACGAAACGATTTTGCTGGAAATTCACGGTCGCGTCGGCCTGATCACCCTCAACCGTCCGCAAGCCTTGAACGCGTTGAACGCGCAGCTGGTCAGCGAAGTGAACCACGCTCTCGATGGCCTGGAAGCCGATTCGAACATCGGCTGCATCGTGCTGACTGGCTCGAAAAAAGCCTTCGCCGCCGGTGCCGACATCAAGGAAATGGCCGAGCTGACCTACCCGCAGATCTACCTCGATGATCTGTTCAGCGACAGCGATCGCGTGGCCAACCGCCGCAAGCCGATCATCGCTGCCGTTAACGGCTTCGCCCTCGGCGGTGGCTGTGAACTGGCGCTGATGTGCGACTTCATCCTGGCCGGCGACAACGCCAAATTTGGCCAACCGGAAATCAACCTCGGCGTGCTGCCGGGCATGGGCGGCACCCAACGCCTCACTCGCGCCGTGGGCAAGGCCAAGGCGATGGAAATGTGCCTGAGCGGGCGTTTAATCGATGCCGTGGAAGCTGAACGTTGCGGGATTGTCGCGCGGATCGTACCGGCGGATGAGCTGCTGGAAGAAGCGCTGAAAGTCGCGGCGCTGATTGCCAGGAAGTCGTTACCGATTGCAATGATGGTCAAGGAAAGCGTGAACCGCGCGTTTGAAGTCAGCCTGTCCGAAGGCGTGCGCTTTGAGCGTCGGGTGTTCCATGCGGCGTTTGCCACGCAGGATCAGAAAGAAGGGATGGCGGCGTTTATTGCCAAGCGTGAGGCCGAATTCCAAGGCAAGTGATGTAGCGTTTTCGAGGATGCCTTCGCGGGCAAGCCTCGCTCCTACAGGTTATCGGTGTCCGTGTGACCGATACAAAACCTGTCGGAGCGAGGCTTGCCCGCGAAGCTTTTAAGGCATCACACCAGATAGTTCTTCAATTCCCGAGCAATCACCATCCGCTGTATCTCACTCGATCCTTCATAAATCTGGGTAATCCGCGCATCCCGGTAGTAACGCTCCACCGGATAATCCTCCAGATACCCATACCCGCCATGAATCTGCATAGCCGACGAACAGACCTTCTCAGCCATCTCGGACGCAAACAACTTCGCCTGTGAAGCCTCCGACAGACACGGCTTGCCCGCACTGCGCAACCGCGCGGCGTGGAGGATCATCAAGCGCGCAGCGTTCAGTTGCATGTGCATGTCCGCCAGCATGTTGGCGATGCTCTGGTGTTCGATAATCGCCTTGCCGAACTGCACCCGATCCCGCGCGTAAGCCAGCGCCGCTTCGAACGCTGCCCGAGCAATGCCCAGCGCCTGGGCGGCAATGCCGATGCGCCCGCCTTCAAGGTTGGAGAGGGCGATGGCCAGGCCTTTGCCGCGCTCGCCCAGCAGGTTGGCTTCAGGAATGGTGCAGTTGCTCAGGGTTACCGCACAGGTATCGGAAGCGCGGATGCCCATTTTGTGTTCGGTGCGATCGACGATGAAACCCGGGGTGTCGGTCGGCACCAGGAACGCCGAGATACCGCGCTTGCCCAGATCGGGATCAGTCACGGCAAACACAATCGCCAGTTTCGCTCGCTTGCCGTTGCTGACAAATTGCTTGGCGCCGTTGATCACCCACTGGCCGTCCCGCAGTTCGGCGCGGGTGCGCAGGTTGTGGGCTTCGGAACCGGCTTGCGGCTCGGTCAGGCAGAAGCAGCCGATGGCCTGACCGCTGGCGAGGTCCGGCAGCCAGGTCTGTTTCTGTTCATCGGTGCCGTAGTTCAGGACTGGCCCGCAACCCACGGAGTTATGGATGCTCATCAATGCGCCGGTCGCGCCATCGCCGGCGGAAATCTCTTCCACGGCCAAGGCGTAGGCGACGTAATCGACATAGGTGCCGCCCCATTCTTCCGGGACCACCATGCCCAGCAGGCCCAACTCACCCATCTTCGCCACCAGACCGTCGTCGATCCAGCCAGCCTTTTCCCAGGCCTGCGCATGGGGCGCGATTTCACCACGGGCAAAATCCCGGGCCATGTCGCGGATCATCACTTGTTCTTCGCTCAATTCGATATCGTGCATGGCTCAGCTCCCGCTCTGCTCAAAACCGGTGAAGAAACTCTCGACATGCTCGGCGTGCAGCGCCTGCAAGGTCGGCGGGTTCCAGCGCGGTTGCTTGTCTTTGTCTATCAGCAAGGCGCGCACGCCTTCGATCAGGTCGCCGCGTTCGAACCACTGGCGGTCCAGGTGCAGCTCAAGGGCAAAGCACTGTTCCAGGCTCAGCTTGCGACCGCGTCGCAGCATTTCCAGGGTCACGCCCATGGCCAGCGGCGAACGGCTTTCCAGCAGGTCGGCGGTGGCTGTCGCCCATGCGTGGCTGTCGGCGACGGTCACTTCGCGCATTTGCTCCACCATACTCGCCACGTCGGGGAGGGCGAAGAAGTGGTCGATGGCCGGACGCAACGCAATCAGCGGCGCATCGGGAAGTTGTTGCACGGCGAGTTTGGCCAGCACGCCTTGCAGGTCCTTGAGCGGCGAGTCGTGCCATTCCAGATGATCAAGTTGCTCATCCAGGCTGCCCAGTTTGTCACTTTCCAGATACCAGTCAGCCAAACCGCAATACAGCGCATCCGCCGCGCGAATCTGTACGCCGCTGACGCCCAGGTAAATCCCCAGTTCGCCAGGAATCCGTGGCAGGAAGTAGCTGCCGCCAACGTCCGGGAAATAGCCGATGCCCACTTCCGGCATCGCCAGCCGACTGCGCTCGGTGACCACGCGCATATCGGCGCCTTGCACCAGGCCCATGCCACCGCCCAGGACGAAGCCGTCCATCAGGGCCAGGACCGGTTTGCAGTAATTGTGGATAGCGAGGTCGAGGGCGTATTCCTCGACGAAGAAATCTTCATGCAAGGTGTCGCCGTTTTTGTAGCTGTCGTACAGCGAACGAATGTCGCCGCCAGCGCAAAAGGCTTTCTCGCCGGCACCGCGCAATACCACGGCATTGACCTGCGAATCTTCGGCCCAGGCATTGAGCTGGTTTTGCAGGCGACGGACCATGTTAAGGGTGAGGGCGTTGAGACCGGCGGGGCGATTGAGGGTCAGGTGACCGATGTGATTGCGTACCTCGGCCAGCACTTCATTTTGCATGGCATCCATGGCGGTAGTCTCCTGGGATGAAACCTGAGCAGTCATCGATAACTCCCTGCTTTTATTGTTCTTTATAGACAAGCTCGCGCGCGAGCGATGCTCGATCGTAACAGTGCAAATTTGTGATGTACAACCCACATACGTGCAGGTTCTGTCTGCATTTTTACCTTAGTGCAAAATCCAGCGGCCACAAAAAAACCTGTGGGAGCGGGCTTGCTCGCGAAGGGGCCGTGTCAGTCAACATTAATGCTGGATGACACACCGCATTCGCGAGCAAGCCCGCTCCCACAGGTGGATCTGTGTAGTGTCAGGTTCTGCTGCTAAGCACTTCGCCGATGCTGCGCCGCTTGGCGTGTAATTCACTGGCATGAATCAACTGCTCAAGGTCTTCCGGCGTGACGTCGAAAAACGCCTCCATGTCTGCCAACGCGAGTTTGAGATCCTCGGCAGTAATCGCCTGGCTGTCCGCCGAGGGCATGACTGGCACCGGGTCAGCGGGGCGTTTTGGGTAGCGGATCTGCGTCAGGTTGTTATACGCCAACGCACTGAGCAGCATGGCTGAGGCGCTGAGCATCACCGGGCCGAGGGCTTTCCAGTCCAGGGCGATGGTCGCCGGGTCGGCCAGCACCAACAACAACGCCAAGGCCCCGGCCGGTGGGTGCAGGCAACGCAGCCAGCACATCAGGATCAGCGCCATTCCGGCTGCAAGGCATGCGCTGCCCAGGGTGCGGCCGAGTACATGAGCGACCAGCAGCGAAACCACCCCGGCGCTCAAGTAGCCACCGAGGATCGACCACGGCTGGGCGAGGGCGCCTGAGGACACAGCAAACAACAGCACCGCCGAGGCGCCCAGCGGCCCGACCAGGTGTTGCGCCACTTCGATGCCGAACACCTGACTGCACAACCAGACGCTGAACAGCGTGCCCAGGGACATGCCGATGGCGGCGCGGCTCCATTCCGAAGGACGGGTGTTGACGGCGGCGGGTAACCAGCGTGCAAGCATGATGATTCCGTAGACAAAAAAACTAGGCAAAAAAAAGGCTTAGCTGGGATACCCAGAAAGCCCTTGAAGGTGTTCCAACTATTGGGGGAGGAACGAGGCACAGTGTGCCGTTGATTTCAGGTGCTGACAAATTCATATTAATGCAGCTTAAGTGCATTATTTTTGAAGTAAAGCCACCCGGCGACCGGCCATGAAACACAACGATCCGCCCATCGCAGTCAGCGCACACAAGGCGTAGAACATCGTCGGCGCCGGGGTGTGCATCAGCAGGAAACCGCAAATCACCGGACTCAAGGCGCCACCAAGGGCCGCGAGGTTCTGTGCGCCGTAGTAACTGCCACGCAGTTCTTCCGGGGCCAGGGTGTCGACGAACAGGAATTCCGCTGGATAGATGATCATTTCGCCGAGGGTG containing:
- a CDS encoding enoyl-CoA hydratase; amino-acid sequence: MSYETILLEIHGRVGLITLNRPQALNALNAQLVSEVNHALDGLEADSNIGCIVLTGSKKAFAAGADIKEMAELTYPQIYLDDLFSDSDRVANRRKPIIAAVNGFALGGGCELALMCDFILAGDNAKFGQPEINLGVLPGMGGTQRLTRAVGKAKAMEMCLSGRLIDAVEAERCGIVARIVPADELLEEALKVAALIARKSLPIAMMVKESVNRAFEVSLSEGVRFERRVFHAAFATQDQKEGMAAFIAKREAEFQGK
- a CDS encoding HPP family protein, producing the protein MLARWLPAAVNTRPSEWSRAAIGMSLGTLFSVWLCSQVFGIEVAQHLVGPLGASAVLLFAVSSGALAQPWSILGGYLSAGVVSLLVAHVLGRTLGSACLAAGMALILMCWLRCLHPPAGALALLLVLADPATIALDWKALGPVMLSASAMLLSALAYNNLTQIRYPKRPADPVPVMPSADSQAITAEDLKLALADMEAFFDVTPEDLEQLIHASELHAKRRSIGEVLSSRT
- a CDS encoding acyl-CoA dehydrogenase, translated to MIPNDEQLQISEAARQFAQERLKPFAAEWDREHRFPKEAIGEMAELGFFGMLVPEQWGGCDTGYLAYAMALEEIAAGDGACSTIMSVHNSVGCVPILKYGTDEQKERFLKPLASGSMLGAFALTEPQAGSDASGLKTRAKLDGDHYVLNGCKQFITSGQNAGVVIVFAVTDPSAGKRGITALIVPTDSPGYKVARVEDKLGQHASDTCQILFEDVKVPVANRLGEEGEGYRIALANLEGGRVGIASQSVGMARAAFEAARDYARERESFGKPIIEHQAVAFRLADMATQIAVARQMVHYAAALRDSGKPALVEASMAKLFASEMAEKVCSSALQTLGGYGYLNDFPLERIYRDVRVCQIYEGTSDIQRMVISRNL
- a CDS encoding enoyl-CoA hydratase/isomerase family protein, coding for MTAQVSSQETTAMDAMQNEVLAEVRNHIGHLTLNRPAGLNALTLNMVRRLQNQLNAWAEDSQVNAVVLRGAGEKAFCAGGDIRSLYDSYKNGDTLHEDFFVEEYALDLAIHNYCKPVLALMDGFVLGGGMGLVQGADMRVVTERSRLAMPEVGIGYFPDVGGSYFLPRIPGELGIYLGVSGVQIRAADALYCGLADWYLESDKLGSLDEQLDHLEWHDSPLKDLQGVLAKLAVQQLPDAPLIALRPAIDHFFALPDVASMVEQMREVTVADSHAWATATADLLESRSPLAMGVTLEMLRRGRKLSLEQCFALELHLDRQWFERGDLIEGVRALLIDKDKQPRWNPPTLQALHAEHVESFFTGFEQSGS
- a CDS encoding acyl-CoA dehydrogenase family protein, whose translation is MHDIELSEEQVMIRDMARDFARGEIAPHAQAWEKAGWIDDGLVAKMGELGLLGMVVPEEWGGTYVDYVAYALAVEEISAGDGATGALMSIHNSVGCGPVLNYGTDEQKQTWLPDLASGQAIGCFCLTEPQAGSEAHNLRTRAELRDGQWVINGAKQFVSNGKRAKLAIVFAVTDPDLGKRGISAFLVPTDTPGFIVDRTEHKMGIRASDTCAVTLSNCTIPEANLLGERGKGLAIALSNLEGGRIGIAAQALGIARAAFEAALAYARDRVQFGKAIIEHQSIANMLADMHMQLNAARLMILHAARLRSAGKPCLSEASQAKLFASEMAEKVCSSAMQIHGGYGYLEDYPVERYYRDARITQIYEGSSEIQRMVIARELKNYLV